GGAAGTATGATATAGGTGCTAGCTGGCACCACGATACATTGACAAatcctttatttttagaAGAAGCTCAATTAAATTTGAATGATGGTAAGCCGAGgtttgtttttgatgatgataactTTATTTATATCGATGAAGAACGCGGAAGAGTGGATCATGATGAAGAACTACTTCTGGAAATTGTGGACAATGAAATGAGCAAGTTTGCAGAATTAGAATTCCACCAGAATTTAGATGTTGTGGATTGCTCGTTTTTTCAGCTGGTGATGAAATACCTGCTACAAAGACGCCAATTTCTTACAAATGATCAAATTAGATATTTCCCACAACTTTGTCGATATCTGGAATTATGGCATGGATTGGACTGGAAGCTTTTGAGTGCAAAAGATACATATTTTGGCCATCAAGGAAGAAACGCCTTTGCTTTGAACTATGACTCCGTGGTTCAAAGAATTGCTCGAAGCTTTCCTCAAAACTGGTTAAGATTGGGCTGTGAAGTCAAGTCGATTTCACGAGAAGCATCACGGAATGTAATAGTGAATTGTGAAGACGGCAGCGTATACCATACTGATTATGTTATCGTTTCAGTTCCCCAAAGTGTATTGAACTTATCTGTATCACCTGATCAAAACCTTCAAGGAAGAATTGAATTTCAGCCCGCCCTGAAACCAGTAATTAAAGAAgcttttgagaaaattcattttgGGGCCTTGGGTAAGGTCatttttgagtttgaaAAGTGTTGTTGGTCGAaagaaagttcaaaaatagCGACTTTAGCAAACTCTACTGATGAATTTGTCAAAATGGTACGTGATGCGAAGGATTTAGATGACTTGAGCTCTTTGCTGGAAGGGGATGTGCTTAATGAACATACGAATGTTACTTGCTGGGATCAGCCTTTACTCTTTgtaaatttatcaaaaagcACAGGAGTGGCAAGTTTTATGTTGCTTATGCAAGCGCCGCTAACAAATTACATTGAATCCATCAGAGATGACAAAgaatccatttttgaatttttccaacCTGTATTGAATAAAATCATGGAATGCCTAAATTCTCAAGATGTTA
The window above is part of the Saccharomyces kudriavzevii IFO 1802 strain IFO1802 genome assembly, chromosome: 13 genome. Proteins encoded here:
- the FMS1 gene encoding polyamine oxidase (similar to Saccharomyces cerevisiae FMS1 (YMR020W); ancestral locus Anc_2.567), whose translation is MNTALPIKKTVVIIGAGIAGLKAASTLHQNGVQDCIILEARNRIGGRLQTVTGYHGRKYDIGASWHHDTLTNPLFLEEAQLNLNDGKPRFVFDDDNFIYIDEERGRVDHDEELLLEIVDNEMSKFAELEFHQNLDVVDCSFFQLVMKYLLQRRQFLTNDQIRYFPQLCRYLELWHGLDWKLLSAKDTYFGHQGRNAFALNYDSVVQRIARSFPQNWLRLGCEVKSISREASRNVIVNCEDGSVYHTDYVIVSVPQSVLNLSVSPDQNLQGRIEFQPALKPVIKEAFEKIHFGALGKVIFEFEKCCWSKESSKIATLANSTDEFVKMVRDAKDLDDLSSLLEGDVLNEHTNVTCWDQPLLFVNLSKSTGVASFMLLMQAPLTNYIESIRDDKESIFEFFQPVLNKIMECLNSQDVINGMNSTEHHKNVNKPVLKNIIVSDWTRDPYSRGAYSACFPGDDPVDMVVAMSSGQDSRIRFAGEHTIMDGAGCAYGAWESGRREATYISDLLQ